The Gopherus flavomarginatus isolate rGopFla2 chromosome 18, rGopFla2.mat.asm, whole genome shotgun sequence genome segment ctaacacagagagaaattagcctttctctcccgcttccctcctttctccccaccaattccctggtgaatccagaccccgtcccctggggtctcaccagaataaaaaaacaatcaggttcttaaacaagaaaagcttttaattaaagaaagaaaaaacagtaaaaattatctttgtaaatttaaaaaaatggaataggtacagggtctttcagctatagacactgggaacaccctcccagcctaagtatacaggtacaaattaaaatcctttcagcaaaatacacatttgaactccttccaaccaaatacacatttgcaaataaagaaaacaaccataagcctaactcgcctgatctacctagtactcactattctcaaCTTAAAaaagcctgtattggagagaaacctggttgcacatctggtccctctgagcccccagagtgaacaacaaccaaaaactagcagcacacacaaaaacttccctccctcaagatttgaaagtatcctgtcccctgattggtcctctggtcaggtgccagccaggctcactgtttttgttaaccccttccaggcaaagagatatgaagcacttctgttctattaactcttacttatctgtttatgacactgccccATAGCCATGGGGGGCCGTCACCTGCCCCTCGCTCCCCTCCCAGCTGGCCAGAGGTGCCCCAGTTCAGCCAGAGTTTTGGCAGGAAAACAATCCCCTCCATCTGCCCACCCTGACTGTGTGAGAggggagcccttcccccacccttgccCATCCCCATCCAACCTCTGCCCCGCCAACCCCATcccatttcctttcctttctgccCCGTCCCATGTCCCCTCAAACTTCtgtcccccactcccagcactgaCCTCGGCCCATCTCCccgcctgccccatccccactccaaccCCTATCCCCATTTcctcaaccccctgtcctgccctgctGTGACCTCCCTGACCATAGCGTGTCTCCCCTCCAACGCCCGTCATGTCTCCCCTCTGACACTCACCCACCCAACCCCTATCCCCATTTCCCCTTAACTCCCTGTCCTGCCCTGCTGTGACCTCCCCAACCATAGCATGTCTCCCCTCCAACACCCATCATGTCTCCCCTCTAACACCCACCAACCCACCCCCTTTCTGTGTCCCCTCAAattcctgccccccactccctccctgacCTCAGCCGGTCTCCCCTCTAatcctccccgccccctgccatCGGCCTGTTCCCCAAACTCCCCCATCCTGGCTGCTCTTTGCAGAGGGTCTCAGGCCCAgagggctcaggggggtgggaaaCTCTCTCCTTCTCCAGCGTTACACAGATTGGGGTATGGGGCTCGTTTTCAACCGAGCCCCTGGTTCTACTCGGTTCCTGGGCaaacctccagcagcagccactcaCAGGCAAAGCTTTCGAGTTAACCCCACAGCCAAGGAATCAAACCTGGCCTGTCTATTGAAACGGGGGCTGAGCGACCGTGGCCAAGAGCCAGAGTCAGCCCGGCTCCAAGTCTCGCTCCTTCAGGAGTCACCGGAGCAGAGTCGCTTGTGGGGGGAAGAACCGGTTCATTTCACTCTTCGGTCGGACGGGCAGGGCGGCCGCTGACCCTGCTCCTAGTGTAAGCGGGGGAAGGGTCCTGCTATTgtagggaactttcctggcttatacctGCCCCGGTGGGATTGGCtagagaaaggatctgagtcctccctcccactccctttacccagaggcctgcctgaccccgagggctccccttcctcccttccgtgcagcagagtcctcgtaaccctgGCAAGGCTGGGCCCCGGATCcctgggggctcaacccccagtCTTTTcgtggtcacttagggcaggtcactttcctgacccactgatcattacatagaGTTCAGAGCACATACAATTTATTACACAGCAACTCataaaaaataagtaaaaatggGGAAGGTTAAAGGAAACTAATCACCCCTCCCTGCGGTCACGGGGACACCACGAACAGCCGCCTCTGCACGGGAAAGGAAATTCACAGTTTGTTCCTCACACCTCCCAGTcctcctgcccaggccctggccgCACTGCAGTGATCCCACAGGGTTACAGTCTGTACCTGAAGATAGCACCCTGGAGcctccatattcaccactgtgacGGAATTATGATGCATTGGGTACAAATTATTCCTTGTGAGACATCATTTTAAGAGTCTTGATCTGTTCAACAtgaatatcctgttggattgtaggTGGTATCCTGGTATGGGAAGTTACGAAGCATTGCTGTGGCACTACTGAAatgtgttgtgaggttgggagacACCCACAGCCAACCTCTCAACTGCAACAAAGGACCAGCCAGCCAGTGTCAATGGCTCATCCACACCCATCGAGGAGAGAATCCACTATCCCAGCGACTGTGTACAATGGAGATTGCTGGACGAATGGGGACTGCCGGATTCCTGGATCACAGCAAAgctctttccagcaagctggcaGAAAATATAACAGAAGCGAAGTGACATCATCCCTCAGCTTCTCTTCCCCACAGCTGGAGGAACatctggaagacaaagacttggAACTGGGGAAGGGTGGTCCCAGGCTAGTCCAGTCTGTGTACTGAGGATCTGTAACCGGCTTGTACCATCTGTCAAGGGGTGATGCTgcctgattcaaatcctgttttttttgtagaactcagactgcgaatatatttttatttcttaagtatCCAACACCGATCTCTATGCTCACAATTTATAATTCCTTAAAATCTCTCCTTTGGGAGTTAATAAATTAGTTTTATATTtgacctaaaacagtgtgttttggttgatgTGCTTGGGAAATCTTAGCTCAGTTCCTTTCTCTGGTACTGCGAGAGGGCCCAGAAATGCACTAAATGTCAGTGAGGGGCCAACGCTCCCCTTACGTTAGCGAATGGAGAgacgggaggtgggggagagacaggACCGAAACGGGGGTGAAATCGGGCTTCTGGGGATCGTGTCGGGCGCTGGACGTGGGTTAGTGACAAGTGGCTGCATGGCGACCCCGACCCCAGCTGCTCAGACTCTAGATGGTGACAATCTGGGCTGGGCTGACCTCACATTGGGTCTGTTCCTCTTAGGCAGGGCAGGTGGGATGGTGCCATGCACCCGACTGCAGCATCCGATGGAAAGCCAGGAGCGTGAGCTTGGAGAGGAGGAAACACACAGCAGGGAGGAAAACAGCACAaccagggaaggggaaaggatcTCCAGAGCCTTTGGGACGCTGCTAATCAGCTATCCGCGctgagggctgggggctgcagggcatgGCAACAGGACGACTTCCAGCTCGCAGAGGGGAAAACAAAGGTCCTTAAACAAGAGCCAGGCCAGCCGGCTCCAACCTCGCAGGGAGAGAGTCCTTTAGACGCGTCGAGCGGGCTGCAGCGTTGAGGGGTCTGGGGATGAGCTGGGGGAAGATGATGAGACAAGCTGAGCCTGGATGCAAGGTGGGacggaagaggagagagagatatGAGTCTCATGGTGCAGGGCAGcccgggggggtgtgtgtgtgcaagtggggcaatttgccccaggccccacaagggcccccacgagagttttttggggcccctggagcagggtccttcactcactccaggggccccggaaaactctcgcggggtcCGGGACCCCGGAGATTCtttcactctgggtcttcggcggcaatttggcgatggggagtccttctgctttgggacccgctgctgaagtgccccgaagacccgtggtgggggtccttccgccctgggacccgccgctgaagtgctgggtcttcggcggcaattcagcggcgaggggcccctgccgccgaagaccccaggccccctgaatcctctgggaggccctgccaTGGTGGGGTTTTTACCAATGTCTCTTTTTAACAAACCCATCAAGGGGGAACGTGGGTGGCATAGTCCTGCCCCCTCATTATTTTGCCCCCCAGTTAGTCCCAAAGTCCCTCCTGCCAATTTGGGGCTATTAACTCCTGGTTCCACCTTCTGTTTTCCCCCAGCGCGATGTCGGCAGTCCTGGGACTGTAGCCAGCGGGGTTTTTGGGTCAGACCAACCCAGCTGGTTCTCTTAGCGGGTTACAACGTTCAGCATCATCCCCAATTTCCCCTGGTTCTCGGGGCcttggcacagctggggaacttgCCAATGGGTTTTACGTGTGAGCTCACAGCCGGGCCGCTTCGCAGACTCAGCAGCCACAATAGTGCAAACAACCCTCAGGCAGCTCAGGCTGGGGGGTTGAGCCAATGCCTTCTCCAGCGTGGCTGTGTCAGAGCACGTCCTGGAGGCTATGGGTATGGAGGTGCTGCCCACAAGCCATTGCCCCTAGGGTGCCCCATGTCCCCATGGCTCCAGCCGCCTTGTAGGCCCCGGAGATCTCCCCGAGGGCACCCTGTGGCACAGGCTCCCCATCCTGCTGCCATTAGCCATCTCCGCCACCCCCACATGAAGGCCCTGGcactgctcctccccagccccacacagagcCGGGTCCatccaaatccctgggggccactcagcagggccggctcagcACTGGTCCTTCTGGCTCTGTCCTGACAATGCGGCGTCACATTGCTTGGGGTGATGGTGACACTACTGCCCTTGCCCCATGCTGGGGCAGccaggctggagtggggggaatcATGTGTGTGGGGGTCACCTCACCTAGCATCTGCCCCATCTCCATCCTGGGGCAGCCTCAGCCAGGATCAGCGCCAGAGCCAGCAGGACCCCGCTCGCCAGGGCCAGACGGACGATGTTGCCCTGAGTGTAATCTGGGGGTGACAAAGGCGGAGGGGTCATCAGCAGCTGATctcagggggtggggccaggggtcaCTATTCAGTCAGATGAACAGagatcccccaccccctttctgctCCCCACGGCAGAAAACCATCACAGCCCCATatgcccatccactccctctatcTAATCTATTTGCACCCACCCCGCTCTCTCCTGGGGCACCATAACAgggcgggtgggagggggcagagaggagctagTGGAGGGGGGTCTTGGTGGGAGGCAGCGACACAGAAAGGGGTCTTTGGGGAAGAGATGATAGGGGAGCAGGATTTTAGGGAAACGGGTGACATGAGGGCTGGGCCTCAGGACCGGTGCGACGCTGGAGGGTGGGGCCATGGTTCAGGGACTTGTGCCCCCCCCACCTCGACACACACACTTTTGGGTcacttctgctgctcctgcctgtgtCTATCCATCTATCTCCCGatcccacacacagacacccctcTATATCCACCCATCCACAGCAACTGGAGACTGCTGTAGGTGGACCTGGCTCTGACCCAGGCTGACTGGTCCCAGGCTCCtccagtgtctgtctgtctgtctaaggCATTTCCAgccttcctccccctccatccccagtaCCATGGCACTAGCCAGGCCCGGCCATACCAGCTCTGGCCAATGGGCCCATCaacctggtatcccgcctcccaTGCTGGCCGCCCCTGGCTGCTTTGCAGGGAGCTCCAGGGTACCCCCCATGACCACTGAcagccccagctgcccccagATAGAGTCACCAACTGTATAATCATCAAAATGGAAACACCCTTGTGCTGGGAGATCATTGGGAGAACCACGCCCCTCTGAAGCAATCAGCCGTGGTAGACGTAATGGTGCTGTCATCGCAACAGCCACTGTTAGGTTCCAGAGTCAACAATGTGTCACTCTGAATGGGTGGGTTCAGGTGTGAACTGATAGGTTCCAGGGTTAATGCCCTTGCTGGGCAGCACCCCTGCAGAGGGGAAGCCCTGCTTCTGAACCATTCCCCCAGCCTGTCTGCAGTCGCAGCCAGACAGACCGGATACATGGGACCATGATCCCCGGCTCTTCGTCGCCATTCTCCCAGGGGGATACGCACTGAGCTGTGCCCCACATGTGTGGCTTTGtggtgccagggggcagcatAGCATCCCAGTCTGTGGGGCctaaggggtggggctgtgcattGAAAGGAAGCTTTTCCAGGCCTTGCCCCCACCAAGCCAATCTGGCAGCTGTCCAGTGACCACCCCCCAGCATATGAAATGAGCCAGAGGGGTCTCAGCGCAGATGGGACATTTGCTATGGggatctgcccctgtcccacaCAGCTAGCACTTTGTGGCTTCCCACAGTGGTGGCTCCTTGGGCAGCACAAACCTGTTTCTAGGGGTGCTGATGGCGATCTCCTGCCCCTAGTCCTGGTACCTGGCCCCACGCTGACTGGgcaggtgggagccggcgccGTTCCTGGCTGAGTTGGGTCAGGTCCCCCTGTGGGGATAGAAACTGCGACTGtcaggagcagaggcaggggtgCTGAGAAAGCTGGAGCCTTGGTGTCTGCGGTTAGTTATATGGGGAAACTCTCCTCCCGCCAACCGGCAATGGGGGCTTTTCCCTGGGCTGATGGAGAGGACGGGACCCAGGGATTCAGGCTGGTGCCTGATGTATTACTGGCaaacgaaaccttaaattagagtgaataaataaagactcggcacagcacttctgaaaggttgcctaccccctgGTCCAGACAATGGAGACTGCTCGACCCACCGTTAGCAAAAGACCTTCCCAGTAAGCTGGAAGAAGCtataaagaggggaagtgacaacATCCGTTGgcctcactccccccacaactcaacacctggaaacacgtctggaggacaaagactttgaactggggagggtGGTCCTGGCCAGAAGGCAGTTCCAGTCTGTGTACTGAAGATCTGTGATCTCTATGTGCCAGCTACCAGGGGGAGAtgctgcttgattcaaatcctggtGAGTTTGTAGAATTCAGattgttcatttatttttgtttcttaagtAACTGACTCTGATCTCTAGCTAGTTATAATCACTTCAACTCCATCTCTCTggagttaataaatctgttttatatttgacCTCAAACAGTGTGTTTCTGTTGAAGTgcctgggaaatctcagctcaggttgcaaaggctggtgtgtgTCCTCTCCCCACCGAGGGAGGGCCGGACTGGGTAATGAACagacactggtcaggcttctgaccagtgcaGGATGGTACCAGGCTGGGGATCAGGGAGGGACTTGGCTGGCGCGTCCCTATTAATGGTCTGTGAGAGGCTGGGAGATTGTTCATGTCACTCCGGTGGGTGTGTCCCTGGCTGCGGATGGCTGGGTAAGTGCAGGACCTGCCAGAGTTTGTAGCTTGACATCAGCATCACAGTTGCGAGGGAAACCCCAGGTTGGTGGGACAGAGAGTCCAGCGGTTTCACAGACCCACCCCGGGAACCCTGTCACAGCACAGAGATACTGAGCTGGCTCCTCACCTGCTACCATCAGCTCCACGGAGTCGCTGGGATGCGACCAGACGGGCGGGTCCGATTCGATGCCATATTGGCAGCTGTAGCTCCCTGTGTCTCTCCAGCTCACGTTGTCGATGGTAAACTCAGCCACACCCTCAGCAATCTCTGCCCAGCGCCGTACGTCTGGGTTTCCAAGTTTATACATGAGGACCGTCGTGTTCTGGCATCGACACTCACACCGAATGATCACAGTTTCCCCCAGGGCGACTTCCCCGCGGGGGTTCAGGGAGATGGAGGGTTTAGGGTAGCTGAGCTCTGCCGTGAGAAGGAGACAGGCCGTGAGACAGACCCTGGCACAGTCACTGCACTCGTCCTCACTGCACGATCCCAGACACGAGGCGCCTGGGAGAAAAGCAGCCAGAGGATCCTCTCCAAGATCCCAGAGCTTTCCGGGAGCTATGACCAATACTGCCTGAGGACCTAAATCcagaggggagagggatagctcagtggtttgagcattggcctgctaaacccaaggttgtgaattcaatccttgagggggccatttagggaactggggtaaaaatctggggattggtcctgctttgagcaggggttggactagatgacctcctgaggtcccttccaaccctgatattctatgattcacccTCTGTACCTGTCTATCCACTTAACAATCCCCAACccgagccaggatgcctgggttctatctctggcactgggaagggagtggtatttagtggttagagctggggggctgggagtcagaagtgctgggagctgcacaggcATAGTGAGGGGAAAAATCGCCAACCCTGACTCTCTAACCAGACACAAGGTGCAGGGAGGATGATTCATACAAGAGGAAATGGAGACACAGGCAAGTAAGTGACACCACAAGGATCTCTGGGGGCAGgaattctcccccacccccagtgtcagTCCTGAATCTACAGCAGCTGggaacccccagccctctgtccctAATCCCTGGGACCCTCACCTGCTACAACTATCCGTACATAATCACGGGGATCTGTGGGCGGCTCCGATCTGGAGTGAGATCTACAGCTGTAGAACCCTCCGTCTCCACGTCTGGCACTGGGGATAGTGaattcatccctggccccagcatcCAGCTCCTTGATTTGGATTCCATCTTTATAAAGAAATAACTTCCTGGCCTCACACTGACACTGACAGCGGATGGTGACGGTTGCCCCCAGGACGATCACCCCGCTGGGGCTGACAGAGATGGAGGGTCTTGGCGCAGGAAGCTCTGCATTCACACACAAACAGGAGTGAGATGGGGAGACAGAAACCCCTCCGTGTGTGTCTGTAACCTGCCCTTAACGCCCAGCCCCAGGGACAGCACCAGGGTAACATACACCTCAGTGCATCTACAGGGAACCTGTGagccaggttctgatctcagccCCTGGGGGTCAATCTCGACTGAGTTTTGGGGGAAGGTTCCAGGTTCAGCTGTTCTTTTCCTCTCTACCttctgctgcctcctccacctcccccatTGTTAATACTTAGCCTTGAGCAGCACAGATACTCACTTCCGGACACCTCGCTCCACAGGGTCAGCCAGCAGCCTGGGGAGGAGACGGCTTGTTAGCAACTGGATCCTACACTCTGGCCTCAAATCCCCACCATGGGCTCATGCCCTGGTTTCAGATCCCCCCTTGGGCACATGCCCTGGTCTCATGTCCCTCCTTGGGCACATGCCCTGGTctcagaccccaccccccatgggCACACGCCTTGGCTGTCTGCAATACTTACCGAGGAAGAGGATGGTGAGAGCAGATACCATGATGGGGCAGTGAGGGACTCCACAGCACTGCCACCAACACCCCGGTGACCAGCTCCACCGAGCCCCAAATAAGGAACTCAGCTGCTGGCTGCAGCTAGAGGAAGTTGACATGTCTTGTCTCTTCCTGCGTCCATCACACCTTGTCTTTAATCTGCAGGCGAAATCTAACGCAACCAAGGTAAGCAGCAGGCCCTGCAAAACTGAGGAAACCCGGAGACCGTCAGCCTGGCCAATCATCGTGCAGCTCACAGCTTGTTTGTGTCAgtgtggggagcaggagcaggtcaCCCTCAATGTACCCTGCAGCCTTGGGGAAGGTGCacggggctaggagccaggagacCACAGAGTCTTGTCTTCAATCTTCACCTGATCACAATTTCCATGCTGATTCCACCCTCCAATCCTGTCCTTTCTTACATTCTGGAAT includes the following:
- the LOC127036592 gene encoding immunoglobulin superfamily member 1-like, whose translation is MVSALTILFLGCWLTLWSEVSGKLPAPRPSISVSPSGVIVLGATVTIRCQCQCEARKLFLYKDGIQIKELDAGARDEFTIPSARRGDGGFYSCRSHSRSEPPTDPRDYVRIVVAELSYPKPSISLNPRGEVALGETVIIRCECRCQNTTVLMYKLGNPDVRRWAEIAEGVAEFTIDNVSWRDTGSYSCQYGIESDPPVWSHPSDSVELMVAGGPDPTQPGTAPAPTCPVSVGPDYTQGNIVRLALASGVLLALALILAEAAPGWRWGRC